The following is a genomic window from Pseudothermotoga thermarum DSM 5069.
GAAGTTGGTTTTGGACCGCATGCTCCATACACTTGTTCTTTGAAGTACATCGACAAAGTGGCATATGTTGCGCAACAACTGAATGCACCAGTTACGATTCATTTGTACGAATCAAGAAGTGAAACTTACCAGTTGGAGGATATTCTTTCCACAAACTTGGCAAACTGCAAAGTCATCTTCGCTCACTGCGTTCATCTGAAGGATGAATACATTCCTCTTCTTGCCAAGGAAAACTTTTTTGTAGCGCACAATCCAACGAGTAACTTAAAACTTGGAAATGGAATTGCCCCAATCAAAAAACTCCTTGATCACGGTGTACAAGTTTGTCTTGGAACCGATGGAGCAGCAAGCAACAACACGCTGGATATTTTGCACGAAATGCGGCTTGCCACTTTGCTTCAAAAAATGAACGATCCATCAAACATAACGGTGGAGCAAGCTTTGTGCATGGCAACGATCTTTGGGGCAAAAGCCAGCGGGTTGACCTCTGGTAAACTCCAAGTCGGAGAAGATGCCGACTTAATAGTGCTTGACGTTCAAAGACCATGGTTTTTGCCGTTTGAAAATATGAAAGCTCACCTTGTTCATTCTGCAAGCTCGCTGGATGTTTTCGCCACAATGGTCAAAGGAAAGTGGATTTACTACGATGGAAATTATCCAACCGTGCAGATCAAGGAGATAATAGAAGGATTTGAAAATTCAGTGAGGGATTTGACGCAAAATAATGTATAAATGTATAATCAATCGTGAGGTGAACTGATGGAAGTGAAACTTAAAGGAACGAAATTGGAAAGTTTGATAAACCTATTTTCGTTGCTTAACGTCGGTGAGTACAAAAGTTTTGTTCTACACAGCCTTCATGTGGCGAAAATTTCTTCGCAAATTGTCGATAGATTGATGAAGGAGATTGACACAGATGTAGTTTACATATTGGGTTTGTTTCACGATATTGGTTTGGTTTTCAAGGCTTCATTGGAAAACTACGAATTGTTCGAAGACATGTTTCCAAAAATAGCGGATCTTGAAAGAATCGTCTTGACATTTGATAAGGCTAATCAGCACTCAAAGATTTCATATGGATGTGTTCAAAGATTTCCGTTTCTGAGTAACAACGAAATCGTTAAATCGGCGCTTTATCATCATGTTCCGATTGATAAAATACCAGAAAGTGAGAAAATAGCGTTGGTGTCCAACGCTATGTTGGCAGCAGATGTACTTTCGAGGTTGTTTTTGAAGCGCCAGATTGAATTTCCAGATGAAGAGTTTCTGAAAGAATCCATGGATTTTCTTGACAAAAGCCCAGCGCTGCATCCAGAGGTAAGTCGCGTTTTGAAAGAAATTTTGAAAGACCCAAGCGTTTTAAGTCAATTGTTTGACGATGAAAGTCATTTTTGCTCTAAGAAAGACTTGTACATCGATGATGTTTTGCACTTTGCAGCGATTTTTTCGGCTTTACTTGATTTTCGTAGCCCATATACAAGAAGTCACACTTTCTTGGTGGACTACGTGGTCGAGAAACTCGCTTGTGAGATTTTTAAGGGCGAATTCGATGTGAATTTTCTAAAAGTTGTTGCATTATTTCACGATATTGGTAAGATAAAGATTCCACTTCAAATACTTCACAAGCATGGCAGGCTCAACGAATACGAAATGGCTGTAATGAAAACACACGTTGTGGAAACAAAATTGATGCTCACGAAAGCTTCGCTCGAAAAATACGCCGATCTTGCTGGTTCACACCACGAGAGGCTTGATGGGTCTGGTTATCCATTGAAACTCACTGAAAAGCAGCTGTCCATTTATTCGAGGATACTTCAGGTTGCGGACGTTTTTGCGGCGTTAACCGAGAAAAGACCTTACAGAGATGCACTTGAGCCTAAGGAAGCCATTGAAGTTGTGCGCGAAGAAGTT
Proteins encoded in this region:
- a CDS encoding HD domain-containing phosphohydrolase — protein: MEVKLKGTKLESLINLFSLLNVGEYKSFVLHSLHVAKISSQIVDRLMKEIDTDVVYILGLFHDIGLVFKASLENYELFEDMFPKIADLERIVLTFDKANQHSKISYGCVQRFPFLSNNEIVKSALYHHVPIDKIPESEKIALVSNAMLAADVLSRLFLKRQIEFPDEEFLKESMDFLDKSPALHPEVSRVLKEILKDPSVLSQLFDDESHFCSKKDLYIDDVLHFAAIFSALLDFRSPYTRSHTFLVDYVVEKLACEIFKGEFDVNFLKVVALFHDIGKIKIPLQILHKHGRLNEYEMAVMKTHVVETKLMLTKASLEKYADLAGSHHERLDGSGYPLKLTEKQLSIYSRILQVADVFAALTEKRPYRDALEPKEAIEVVREEVESGKLDDYVFEKLEQLVKNNLELPTQRNIMENLLGVESVDQIVVVDANLVV
- a CDS encoding amidohydrolase; translation: MKLLLKNAYLLKDPFSQIQKTNLLIQDGKISKIGEIQEDADQVYDLSGKLVMPGLVNCHTHAAMTLMRGIAEDMNLEDWLNKKIFPIEAKLTAEHVYYGTMIAQMEMARKGIVAYVDMYFHCDSVAQAAVDFGMKALITRGLVDIDGDGERRLKENILFFEKWNGKDGLIEVGFGPHAPYTCSLKYIDKVAYVAQQLNAPVTIHLYESRSETYQLEDILSTNLANCKVIFAHCVHLKDEYIPLLAKENFFVAHNPTSNLKLGNGIAPIKKLLDHGVQVCLGTDGAASNNTLDILHEMRLATLLQKMNDPSNITVEQALCMATIFGAKASGLTSGKLQVGEDADLIVLDVQRPWFLPFENMKAHLVHSASSLDVFATMVKGKWIYYDGNYPTVQIKEIIEGFENSVRDLTQNNV